From a region of the Tenggerimyces flavus genome:
- a CDS encoding ABC transporter ATP-binding protein translates to MGSQNDDQKRFANLRVLWTFVQPHRAVVLLGLVLGIAVTGMSLATPMVTKQVLDGLQTNAPLAPVVGLLAALLVLGSGLGLVQWIIMGQLGERVIYEARSSMVRRLFRVRISELTGRSNGEFVTRVTSDTVLLREAAAGSIVSLVNGLIGLVGALVLMAVLDWVLLATTAATLAGIAAIVALLMPKLSKAQEQAQAAIGRLGGVLEGAMRAIRTVKASRAEQRESDRILAEAAESQRQSVRAVRIEAVAWTAVGAGISLAIMLILGIGAYRVNAGALTISALVAFLLYAFQLMGPAMELSQVITSLQSGIAAASRIREIQGLEVEQDQPTDAHAAEPAPVNGTVLSFRDVTARYGPDSAPALAGVTMDVQRIGHTAIIGPSGAGKTSMFSLMLRFLHPEHGTIELDGLSLDRWPLESLRRRIVYVEQDTPLVPGTLAENLRYTHQEATDEQLWEALRAVRLEERVRELPDGLDTVLSTTAISGGERQRVALARALVSDPEILLLDEATAQLDGLTEAAVQQSIHDLSARGAVVTIAHRLSTVIDADQIVLLDAGKVRATGTHLELLERDELYRDLVAALRIATLAPKSPVVEDEEVEEVEVAAPSVGRFRGWM, encoded by the coding sequence ATGGGATCGCAGAACGATGATCAAAAGAGGTTCGCCAACCTCCGAGTGCTCTGGACGTTCGTACAACCGCACCGAGCAGTCGTCCTGCTCGGGCTCGTGCTGGGCATCGCCGTCACCGGCATGTCCCTCGCCACCCCGATGGTCACCAAGCAAGTCCTGGACGGCCTTCAGACCAACGCCCCGCTCGCCCCGGTCGTGGGCCTGCTCGCCGCGCTGCTCGTGCTCGGCTCCGGGCTGGGCCTGGTGCAGTGGATCATCATGGGCCAGCTCGGCGAGCGGGTGATCTACGAGGCGCGCAGCTCGATGGTGCGCCGGCTGTTCCGGGTACGGATCAGCGAGCTGACCGGCCGGTCGAACGGTGAGTTCGTCACCCGCGTCACCTCCGACACCGTGCTCCTCCGCGAGGCCGCGGCGGGAAGCATCGTCTCGCTCGTCAACGGGCTGATCGGCCTGGTCGGCGCGCTCGTCCTGATGGCCGTCCTCGACTGGGTGCTGCTCGCGACGACGGCCGCGACGCTGGCAGGCATCGCCGCGATCGTGGCGCTGCTGATGCCGAAGCTGTCCAAGGCGCAGGAGCAGGCGCAGGCCGCGATCGGGCGGCTGGGCGGCGTGCTCGAGGGCGCGATGCGCGCGATCCGTACGGTCAAGGCCAGCCGCGCCGAGCAGCGCGAGTCCGACCGGATTCTCGCCGAGGCCGCCGAGTCGCAGCGGCAGAGCGTCCGCGCGGTACGCATCGAGGCGGTGGCGTGGACCGCGGTCGGCGCGGGCATCTCGCTCGCGATCATGCTGATCCTCGGCATCGGCGCATACCGGGTGAACGCCGGCGCGCTCACGATCTCGGCGCTGGTCGCGTTCCTGCTGTACGCGTTCCAGCTGATGGGTCCGGCGATGGAGCTGTCCCAGGTGATCACGAGCCTGCAGTCGGGCATCGCCGCCGCGTCGCGGATCCGCGAGATCCAGGGCCTCGAGGTCGAGCAGGACCAGCCCACGGACGCGCATGCGGCCGAGCCCGCGCCGGTGAACGGGACCGTGCTGTCGTTCCGGGACGTCACCGCGCGGTACGGCCCGGACAGCGCGCCCGCGTTGGCCGGCGTCACGATGGACGTACAGCGGATCGGACACACCGCGATCATCGGCCCGTCCGGCGCGGGCAAGACGTCGATGTTCTCGCTGATGCTGCGATTCCTGCATCCCGAGCACGGGACGATCGAGCTGGACGGGCTGTCGCTGGACCGGTGGCCGCTGGAAAGCCTGCGGCGGCGGATCGTGTATGTCGAACAGGACACGCCGCTCGTTCCGGGCACGCTCGCGGAGAACCTCCGCTACACCCATCAGGAGGCGACCGACGAGCAGCTCTGGGAGGCGTTGCGGGCCGTCCGGTTGGAGGAACGGGTCCGCGAGCTCCCCGACGGGCTCGACACCGTGCTGTCGACGACCGCGATCTCCGGCGGCGAACGGCAACGCGTCGCGCTCGCCCGCGCGCTCGTGTCCGATCCGGAGATCCTGCTGCTCGACGAGGCGACCGCGCAGCTGGACGGACTGACCGAGGCCGCGGTGCAGCAGTCGATCCACGACCTGTCCGCGCGCGGTGCGGTGGTGACGATCGCGCACCGGCTGTCGACGGTGATCGACGCCGACCAGATCGTGCTGCTCGATGCGGGCAAGGTGCGCGCGACCGGCACGCACCTGGAGCTCTTGGAGCGCGACGAGCTCTACCGCGACCTGGTCGCCGCGCTGCGCATCGCGACGCTCGCACCGAAGTCGCCTGTGGTGGAGGACGAAGAGGTGGAGGAGGTCGAGGTCGCGGCCCCCTCGGTCGGCCGCTTCCGCGGCTGGATGTGA